The following proteins are co-located in the Trichocoleus sp. FACHB-46 genome:
- a CDS encoding peptidoglycan DD-metalloendopeptidase family protein: MKRAFPQKVKSVLSHTPGSDVADEQSKQGPTEVNRKACTSAAMIGLAISMGASSLLLPRQNDRAVAAEPLTVEPSVATVPAYEVAALSATPEIEPAAATLPVPESSAIKHSVQPGQTLWQIARLYQVDATAIATANGIAPSTTLEVGQILQIPSVSSTSTSYEVASAQLEPSPTFDPTAELQVNEPSIASVDQAEVLKEQQDIALDRLKQKRDELKNSLAELRSEEGQSLVNSNQVATAFAEESDVDGAASQVTATASPETPLVTAEVAQKTQPQEPQVVAATEVPQAKPVVTLAELAQVPTPTLEPKVIESKTNESSSVVATAQGTKALKPEAETQVIIEPQVVPAPSSVVIPEAMSEPQVPTAVEQSAYRVGPGDTLDAIARNHGISRAELIQANRISDPNYIRVNQVLTIPQVKEGTLQVATTADVANGTAPTLVASTSGVSVPTIPVVGASLPSTSAAGAKSAEFRGTIAAVPKQAIATEKAAEGQEGTKVATAPLSNAPFSEKPSSSGASFNPDASNSPYINNLKSEIIKLREKYRATGSSKATATQANVLKTVPSISAAPSQKPNASPVTARQVNPEFSPSRYTEALQAEIRTLQQKRQSGQSSAPTASNTVKPEASQKLVAAAPLGSDSYDPLVKPLVGQTVSPDLPPLAAADRYLPENAASFKGYIWPAKGVLSSGYGWRWGRMHKGIDIAAPVGTPVVAAASGVVITAGWNEGGYGNLVEIQHPDGSVTLYAHNNRILVRSGQQVDQGQQIAEMGSTGYSTGPHSHFELHAAGQGAVNPMKYLASR, encoded by the coding sequence TTGAAACGAGCATTTCCGCAGAAGGTCAAGTCTGTTCTTTCCCACACACCAGGAAGTGATGTGGCTGATGAACAAAGCAAGCAGGGGCCAACCGAGGTCAATCGTAAGGCTTGCACCTCTGCTGCCATGATTGGATTAGCAATCTCGATGGGTGCGTCCAGTTTATTACTGCCTCGGCAAAACGATCGAGCTGTGGCAGCAGAACCGTTGACTGTTGAACCATCGGTTGCAACCGTTCCGGCTTACGAAGTTGCAGCTCTCTCAGCTACCCCAGAAATCGAGCCAGCAGCAGCTACACTGCCTGTGCCAGAGTCTTCTGCTATCAAGCACAGTGTGCAACCAGGCCAGACCCTGTGGCAAATTGCTCGACTCTATCAAGTTGATGCTACCGCGATCGCTACCGCTAATGGTATCGCCCCTAGCACCACCCTAGAGGTTGGTCAGATTCTACAGATTCCTTCTGTCTCCTCTACTTCCACCTCTTACGAGGTTGCTTCAGCCCAGTTGGAACCAAGCCCCACGTTTGATCCCACGGCTGAGCTACAAGTAAACGAACCCAGCATTGCTTCTGTAGATCAAGCTGAGGTTTTGAAGGAACAGCAAGACATTGCTCTCGATCGCTTAAAGCAAAAGCGAGATGAGCTGAAAAATAGTCTGGCGGAGTTACGGTCTGAGGAAGGTCAAAGTTTAGTTAATAGCAATCAGGTTGCTACAGCTTTCGCTGAGGAGTCTGATGTCGATGGTGCAGCAAGCCAAGTAACTGCCACTGCATCTCCTGAAACTCCATTGGTAACCGCAGAGGTGGCTCAAAAAACGCAACCTCAAGAGCCTCAAGTTGTTGCAGCGACCGAAGTACCACAAGCAAAACCAGTGGTCACCCTCGCTGAACTTGCTCAAGTACCTACTCCGACTCTGGAGCCTAAGGTGATTGAGTCCAAAACCAATGAGTCCAGCTCTGTAGTAGCGACCGCTCAGGGCACGAAAGCTTTGAAACCAGAAGCTGAGACTCAAGTCATTATCGAGCCTCAGGTAGTTCCCGCTCCCAGCTCTGTAGTGATTCCGGAGGCCATGAGTGAGCCTCAGGTGCCAACAGCGGTTGAGCAAAGCGCTTATCGGGTCGGCCCTGGGGACACCTTGGATGCGATCGCTCGGAATCACGGCATTTCTAGAGCAGAACTGATTCAAGCCAACCGAATCAGCGATCCGAACTATATCCGAGTTAATCAGGTGCTCACAATTCCTCAAGTCAAAGAGGGCACTTTACAAGTCGCTACTACGGCTGATGTCGCCAACGGAACGGCACCAACCTTAGTCGCTTCGACCAGTGGTGTTTCTGTTCCCACCATTCCAGTTGTGGGAGCTAGCCTACCTAGCACCTCTGCTGCTGGCGCTAAATCCGCTGAATTCCGAGGCACGATCGCAGCAGTACCCAAGCAAGCGATCGCTACGGAGAAGGCGGCTGAAGGCCAAGAGGGTACCAAGGTAGCAACAGCTCCACTGAGCAATGCACCTTTTTCTGAGAAGCCAAGCAGCTCAGGAGCCTCGTTTAACCCAGACGCAAGCAACAGCCCTTACATCAACAACTTGAAATCCGAGATTATTAAGTTGCGTGAGAAGTACCGAGCTACTGGGTCATCTAAAGCCACCGCTACTCAGGCTAATGTGCTGAAGACAGTGCCTTCTATCAGCGCTGCTCCATCTCAGAAGCCTAATGCTAGCCCTGTAACGGCTCGGCAGGTCAATCCAGAATTCAGCCCTAGCCGCTACACAGAAGCTCTACAAGCCGAAATTCGGACGCTACAGCAAAAGCGTCAGTCTGGGCAATCTTCAGCTCCTACAGCGTCTAATACGGTCAAGCCAGAAGCTAGTCAAAAGTTGGTTGCGGCCGCTCCCCTAGGTTCAGACTCCTATGATCCCCTGGTGAAGCCTCTAGTAGGACAAACCGTGTCTCCTGATTTGCCACCTTTGGCGGCAGCCGATCGCTATCTGCCAGAAAACGCAGCTAGCTTCAAGGGTTATATTTGGCCCGCGAAGGGAGTTCTAAGCTCAGGTTATGGTTGGCGCTGGGGTCGGATGCACAAAGGAATCGACATTGCGGCTCCTGTAGGAACTCCTGTTGTAGCAGCAGCTTCTGGTGTTGTGATCACTGCTGGTTGGAATGAGGGTGGGTATGGCAATTTAGTCGAGATTCAGCATCCCGACGGTAGCGTTACTCTATATGCCCACAACAACCGGATTCTGGTGCGTTCAGGCCAGCAAGTTGACCAAGGTCAGCAAATTGCCGAAATGGGCAGCACTGGCTATAGCACAGGTCCTCACTCCCACTTTGAGCTCCATGCTGCTGGGCAAGGTGCTGTCAATCCAATGAAGTACCTCGCTAGCCGCTAA
- the ruvC gene encoding crossover junction endodeoxyribonuclease RuvC codes for MEKRVLGLDPGLAILGFGIILGRDEGNHAPTLLDFGVIQTPAHTEMGDRLCTIYDDLHTLLNEWQPDLVAIEKLFFYRMGNTIAVAQARGVLMLVLAQHKVPFVEFTPAQIKQALTGYGGADKQEVQQAVARELNLDAIPRPDDAADGLAVALTAWFQR; via the coding sequence ATGGAAAAACGTGTCCTAGGCTTAGACCCCGGATTGGCGATCCTAGGCTTTGGCATTATTTTGGGTAGGGACGAGGGTAACCACGCTCCTACCCTGCTTGATTTTGGGGTAATCCAAACTCCAGCTCATACAGAAATGGGCGATCGCCTCTGCACCATTTATGACGACCTGCATACGCTGCTAAACGAATGGCAACCCGATCTAGTGGCGATCGAAAAGCTGTTTTTCTACCGCATGGGCAACACGATCGCCGTTGCTCAAGCCCGTGGCGTGTTGATGTTGGTCCTAGCGCAGCACAAAGTACCTTTTGTGGAATTTACTCCAGCTCAGATCAAGCAGGCTTTAACGGGCTACGGTGGAGCCGACAAGCAAGAGGTGCAGCAAGCCGTGGCACGGGAACTTAACTTAGATGCCATCCCTAGACCCGATGATGCGGCAGACGGCCTGGCAGTGGCCTTAACGGCTTGGTTTCAGCGCTGA
- the bchH gene encoding magnesium chelatase subunit H: MQRIVLMAGFESFNADLYRKAAQLAQARCPELEICVFSDRDLTTQSEAIAAALQGADVFFGSLLFDYDQVLWLRDRVQQIPIRLVFESALELMSLTKLGDFAIGDKPKGMPKPVKFILDKFGSGKEEDKLAGYLSFLKVGPKLLKFVPIQKVQDLRNWLIIYGYWNAGGPENVASMFWTIAEKYLDLAIGEIPAPIETPNMGLLHPDYAGYFESPKQYLDWYRDRGSVPSGKGGFSTESSASNPFSTKPAPTNATLPVVGILLYRKHVVTKQPYIPQLIRHFEQAGLIPLPIFINGVEGHVAVRDWMTTAYEQEQRSQGNTETLSLSKEAVAVDAIVSTIGFPLVGGPAGSMEAGRQVEVAKRILSAKNVPYIVAAPLLIQDIHSWTRQGIGGLQSVVLYFLPELDGAIDPVPLGGLVGEDIYLIPERVQRLTGRLNRWIELRRTPPSDRKLAIILYGFPPGYGAVGTAALLNVPRSLLKFLQALKDQGYTVGDLPEDGEELIRQVKAADEVFTDQEDTPTTLVSDRQLEKWLGFLKTSRIEKQWKSLTDSGIKTCGNQFCLGGIQLGNIWIGVQPPLGIQGDPMRLMFERDLTPHPQYAAFYQWLQHDFQANAIVHFGMHGTVEWLPGSPLGNTGYSWSDILLGNLPNLYIYAANNPSESILAKRRGYGVLISHNVPPYGRAGLYKELVTLRDLIAEYREDPTKNYVLKEAILKKIADTGLDADCPCDEAKKLGISLTPENAKLFSAEVFNRYLLKLYEYLQVLENRLFSTGLHTLGAVPNAEIVEGYLNAYLGEELPEQAIAQVATGADLKSLTQQFDLNGKTPKLEAAVQVRDLLAQTSDELTNLLRGLNGEYIPPAPGGDLLRDGPGVLPTGRNIHALDPYRMPSPAAYERGRAIAQQIIAQHLQEHHAYPETVAVMLWGLDAIKTKGESLGILLELVGAEPIKEGTGRIVRYELKPVAEVGHPRIDVLANLSGIFRDSFVNIIELLDDLFRRAAEADEPEDQNFIRKHAIALQAQGVENASARLFSNPAGDFGSLVNDRVVDGNWESGDELGDTWRDRNTFSYGRQDKGQARPEILDTLLKTTERVVQEIDSLEYGLTDIQEYYANTGGLKRAAEQKRGKKVTTSFVESFSKDSTPRSLEDLLRLEYRTKLLNPKWAEAMAAQGSGGAFEISQRMTALIGWAGTADFHESWVYDQAADTYALDAEMAAKLRQANPEAFRNIVARMLEANGRGFWNPDPEKLAQLHQLYELTDEELEGITVS; this comes from the coding sequence ATGCAACGCATTGTATTGATGGCTGGGTTTGAGTCTTTTAATGCGGACCTATACCGCAAAGCTGCTCAACTGGCGCAAGCTCGTTGTCCAGAGTTAGAGATTTGCGTATTTAGCGATCGCGACCTCACCACCCAATCAGAAGCGATCGCAGCCGCTCTCCAAGGAGCAGATGTCTTCTTTGGCAGCTTGCTGTTCGACTATGACCAAGTGTTGTGGTTGCGCGATCGCGTGCAGCAAATTCCGATTCGCTTGGTGTTTGAGTCAGCGCTGGAATTGATGAGCCTGACCAAGTTGGGCGACTTCGCCATTGGCGACAAGCCCAAAGGCATGCCCAAACCTGTCAAGTTCATTCTCGACAAATTTGGCAGCGGCAAGGAAGAAGACAAACTTGCAGGCTACCTCAGCTTTTTGAAAGTGGGGCCAAAACTCCTCAAATTCGTCCCGATCCAAAAAGTCCAAGACCTCCGCAACTGGCTGATCATCTACGGCTACTGGAATGCAGGCGGCCCAGAGAACGTAGCGTCGATGTTCTGGACGATCGCCGAAAAATATCTCGACTTAGCGATCGGTGAAATTCCTGCCCCGATCGAAACTCCGAATATGGGGCTGTTGCATCCTGACTATGCAGGTTATTTCGAGTCTCCCAAGCAATATCTAGATTGGTATCGCGATCGCGGATCTGTCCCTTCCGGTAAGGGTGGGTTTAGCACCGAATCTTCGGCTAGCAATCCTTTCTCTACAAAACCCGCCCCTACAAACGCTACTCTCCCCGTTGTAGGAATTCTCCTTTACCGCAAACACGTTGTCACCAAACAACCTTACATCCCGCAATTGATTCGCCACTTTGAGCAGGCAGGTTTAATTCCGCTGCCAATTTTCATCAATGGAGTAGAAGGGCATGTGGCGGTACGGGATTGGATGACGACGGCTTACGAGCAAGAACAGCGATCGCAAGGCAATACCGAAACGTTATCCCTCTCGAAAGAGGCTGTAGCAGTGGATGCGATCGTTTCTACAATTGGCTTCCCGTTAGTGGGTGGTCCTGCTGGCTCGATGGAAGCGGGCAGGCAAGTCGAGGTGGCGAAGCGGATTCTCAGTGCCAAAAATGTCCCCTATATCGTCGCGGCTCCCTTACTGATTCAAGATATTCATTCTTGGACGCGGCAGGGAATTGGTGGGCTGCAAAGTGTGGTGCTGTATTTCTTGCCAGAACTTGATGGTGCAATCGATCCGGTGCCACTTGGGGGTTTAGTCGGCGAAGATATTTATCTGATTCCCGAACGAGTCCAACGCCTGACCGGACGATTGAACCGCTGGATCGAACTGAGACGCACTCCGCCTAGCGATCGCAAACTAGCAATCATTCTCTATGGGTTCCCCCCTGGATATGGAGCTGTGGGAACGGCTGCTTTGTTGAATGTGCCGCGATCGCTGCTGAAATTCCTGCAAGCTTTGAAAGACCAAGGTTATACGGTCGGGGACTTGCCGGAAGATGGCGAGGAACTAATTCGTCAGGTCAAAGCCGCCGATGAAGTCTTTACTGATCAGGAGGATACTCCAACTACTTTGGTGAGCGATCGCCAACTAGAGAAATGGTTGGGCTTCCTAAAAACTAGCCGCATTGAGAAACAGTGGAAGTCGCTGACGGATAGCGGCATTAAAACCTGTGGCAATCAGTTCTGCTTAGGTGGCATTCAACTCGGCAATATTTGGATTGGGGTGCAACCACCACTCGGCATCCAAGGCGACCCCATGCGTCTGATGTTTGAGCGCGACCTCACTCCTCATCCCCAGTACGCCGCTTTCTACCAGTGGTTACAACACGACTTTCAAGCTAACGCGATCGTCCACTTCGGGATGCATGGCACCGTGGAGTGGCTACCAGGTTCGCCGCTGGGCAATACAGGCTATTCTTGGTCAGATATTCTGCTGGGCAACCTGCCCAATCTATATATATATGCAGCGAACAATCCGTCTGAGTCGATTTTGGCAAAGCGGCGGGGCTACGGCGTACTGATTTCTCATAATGTGCCACCGTATGGTCGCGCCGGACTCTACAAAGAATTGGTGACGCTACGGGACTTAATCGCCGAATATCGCGAAGACCCCACGAAAAACTACGTGCTCAAGGAAGCGATCCTGAAGAAGATTGCCGACACTGGTTTAGATGCGGATTGCCCTTGCGACGAAGCAAAGAAGCTGGGTATCTCCCTCACTCCAGAAAACGCCAAACTCTTCAGCGCTGAGGTGTTCAATCGCTACTTGCTGAAGCTGTACGAGTATCTGCAAGTTTTAGAAAACCGCCTCTTCTCCACGGGGCTGCATACGTTAGGAGCAGTGCCTAATGCCGAAATCGTAGAAGGCTACTTGAACGCTTACTTGGGCGAAGAATTGCCAGAACAGGCGATCGCTCAAGTTGCTACTGGTGCTGACCTCAAATCGCTGACCCAACAATTTGACCTCAACGGCAAAACTCCCAAACTCGAAGCAGCGGTACAAGTTCGAGACTTACTCGCCCAAACTTCCGATGAGCTAACCAATTTATTGCGAGGCTTAAACGGGGAATATATTCCTCCCGCTCCCGGTGGTGACTTGCTGCGGGATGGCCCTGGTGTCTTGCCCACAGGCCGCAACATCCACGCCCTCGACCCCTACCGGATGCCTTCACCTGCTGCCTATGAACGAGGCCGAGCGATCGCCCAACAAATCATTGCCCAACACCTCCAAGAACACCACGCCTACCCCGAAACTGTGGCCGTGATGCTCTGGGGCTTAGATGCCATCAAAACCAAAGGCGAATCTTTAGGTATTTTGCTAGAACTCGTTGGCGCGGAACCCATCAAAGAAGGCACGGGGCGAATTGTCCGTTACGAACTCAAGCCTGTAGCCGAAGTGGGTCATCCTCGCATTGACGTGCTCGCCAACCTCTCTGGCATTTTCCGCGATAGCTTCGTCAACATTATTGAACTGCTCGATGACTTGTTCCGTCGCGCTGCTGAAGCCGACGAACCCGAAGACCAAAACTTTATCCGCAAACACGCGATCGCCTTGCAAGCCCAAGGTGTCGAAAATGCCTCCGCCCGTTTGTTTTCCAACCCAGCCGGAGACTTTGGTTCCTTAGTCAACGATCGCGTAGTAGATGGCAACTGGGAATCGGGGGATGAACTTGGGGATACCTGGCGCGATCGCAACACCTTCAGCTACGGTCGCCAAGATAAAGGCCAAGCTCGCCCGGAAATTCTCGATACGCTACTCAAAACCACCGAGCGAGTCGTTCAAGAAATCGACTCTTTAGAATATGGCCTCACCGATATTCAGGAGTACTACGCCAACACAGGCGGCTTGAAACGAGCTGCCGAACAAAAACGAGGCAAAAAGGTCACCACTAGTTTTGTGGAAAGCTTCTCGAAAGACAGCACCCCTCGCAGTCTCGAAGATTTACTACGCCTGGAATACCGCACCAAGCTCCTCAACCCCAAATGGGCGGAAGCAATGGCCGCACAAGGTTCTGGGGGTGCTTTCGAAATCTCTCAACGCATGACTGCCCTAATTGGCTGGGCTGGTACTGCCGACTTCCACGAATCTTGGGTCTATGACCAAGCCGCCGATACCTACGCCCTCGACGCAGAAATGGCCGCAAAACTCCGCCAAGCCAATCCCGAAGCTTTCCGTAACATTGTCGCCCGGATGCTCGAAGCCAACGGTCGCGGTTTTTGGAACCCAGACCCCGAAAAACTCGCCCAACTCCATCAACTCTACGAACTCACTGACGAGGAGCTGGAAGGAATAACAGTTAGCTAA
- a CDS encoding tRNA (cytidine(34)-2'-O)-methyltransferase, whose amino-acid sequence MPQVVLVHPQIPQNTGNIARTCAATGTELHLVAPLGFEITDRYLKRAGLDYWPYVKLHYHGSVEIFQAYSRSKGGRWLGFSARGSCSYIECQYQADDWLLFGSETQGLPAEVLDMCDQVLYIPMGQPHVRSLNLSVSAAVGLFEARRQLGDLSVKPEQP is encoded by the coding sequence ATGCCCCAAGTTGTCTTAGTTCATCCCCAAATCCCCCAAAATACGGGCAATATCGCCAGAACTTGCGCTGCTACGGGTACAGAATTGCATTTAGTGGCTCCTCTAGGCTTTGAAATCACCGATCGCTATCTGAAGCGAGCAGGTCTGGACTATTGGCCCTACGTTAAGCTGCATTATCACGGCTCTGTAGAGATTTTCCAGGCTTACTCTCGATCTAAGGGAGGCCGCTGGCTAGGTTTTAGCGCTAGAGGAAGCTGTAGTTATATTGAATGCCAGTATCAAGCCGATGATTGGCTGCTGTTTGGCAGTGAAACTCAAGGTCTGCCCGCAGAAGTTTTAGATATGTGTGACCAAGTGCTCTACATTCCTATGGGGCAGCCTCACGTTCGTAGCCTTAACCTATCCGTCAGTGCAGCCGTTGGTTTATTTGAAGCCCGCCGTCAATTGGGTGATCTTAGCGTTAAGCCTGAGCAGCCTTGA
- the gshA gene encoding glutamate--cysteine ligase, protein MLLSKGFEVELYTGTPQGDIVGLSDKIVATLDGFVREPDSRNVEYTTAPLCRYERLLCDLVHPRVSLRRYLNQLGDYTLLPGSTLSLGGSDRFCRSDPGNPYHGYIERTYGTKVVTASIHINIGIAEPELLMQACRLIRLEAPLYLALSASSPFLDGQATGYHSTRWGLFPKTPAHVPLFESHAHFIQWTEAQLVAGTMQNVRHLWDSVRPNGDRRPYNLNRLELRICDLVSDPIALLAITALLEARLQQLIADPNLDPLTASTLPATTRAEDLIELTNANEAAVSRNSLDAELRHWQDGRTILARDWIEQLYQEVWAIAKQQGFSCFLLPLKKILREGNEAQQWLKLHESGIDSRTVIGQAIQAMAEQERALELELCQPIAA, encoded by the coding sequence GTGCTGCTATCAAAAGGTTTTGAAGTAGAGCTGTACACAGGAACCCCCCAGGGCGACATTGTGGGATTATCCGACAAGATTGTGGCAACCTTAGATGGGTTTGTGCGCGAGCCTGATAGCCGCAATGTTGAGTACACTACTGCTCCGTTGTGCCGCTATGAGCGCTTACTCTGTGACTTAGTGCATCCTCGCGTGTCCCTACGACGCTATCTCAATCAGTTGGGCGACTATACCCTGCTACCAGGTAGCACTTTGTCTTTGGGGGGGAGCGATCGCTTCTGCCGCTCCGATCCTGGCAATCCTTACCACGGCTATATTGAGCGCACTTATGGCACTAAGGTCGTCACAGCCAGCATCCATATCAACATCGGCATTGCTGAGCCAGAGCTGTTGATGCAAGCTTGCCGCTTGATTCGATTAGAAGCTCCTCTATATCTAGCCCTCAGTGCGTCCTCTCCTTTTTTAGATGGTCAGGCGACAGGTTACCACTCTACTCGTTGGGGACTCTTTCCTAAAACTCCCGCTCATGTGCCTCTGTTTGAGAGTCATGCTCATTTCATTCAGTGGACGGAGGCTCAGCTCGTAGCAGGTACGATGCAAAATGTACGGCACCTTTGGGATTCTGTTCGACCGAATGGCGATCGCCGTCCTTATAATCTCAATCGCCTGGAACTCAGAATTTGTGATTTAGTTTCAGATCCGATCGCTCTGCTAGCCATTACCGCGCTCTTAGAAGCTCGCCTGCAACAACTCATTGCTGACCCCAATCTTGATCCGCTCACAGCCAGCACCTTACCCGCTACAACTCGCGCTGAAGATTTAATTGAACTGACGAATGCCAACGAAGCTGCGGTATCCCGAAACAGCCTAGATGCAGAACTGAGGCATTGGCAAGACGGTAGAACAATTTTGGCTAGAGATTGGATTGAGCAGCTTTATCAAGAAGTATGGGCGATCGCTAAACAGCAGGGATTTAGCTGTTTTCTCCTACCGCTGAAAAAAATCTTACGAGAAGGTAATGAAGCGCAACAATGGCTGAAACTGCATGAATCAGGTATAGATAGCCGCACAGTCATTGGTCAAGCTATTCAAGCAATGGCAGAGCAGGAGCGAGCTTTAGAACTTGAGTTATGCCAGCCTATCGCCGCGTAG
- a CDS encoding AAA family ATPase, with product MRVKRLRMESFRGIDEMTLEFSDSEPIVLIGVNGVGKSSILDCLSILLSWLTTRIEYDPDGRGSFARKQDGHLVIARQSELAEGHNFDEFDVKNGERVSRGEVTLSFGIQKVTWALTKTLVGRSTANTHVSLSDLDRFTGEKRRQCEEDLEASVPLAIYYSVNRAVLEVSLEVLQTNWFDQTSAYENALTGAHSSFGSFFQWFRFMEDLENETRRDDANYQKDELKAVRQAIYSILGEGFSDLRIRRSPLHMTVKKYGQDLSINQLSDGEKCLLAMVGDLARRLAIANPGLADPLQGEGVVLIDEIELHLHPAWQREVIPALTRTFPNCQFIVTTHSPQVVSQVKPEGIYLLERTPQGVIARHPESSYGRDSNRILEDVMGVPERPQTIKDSLRRLFRLIEEGNLDSARQLQHQLEQQIGDDEPEFARADVLIRRKEILGR from the coding sequence ATGAGAGTCAAACGCCTAAGAATGGAATCGTTCCGTGGCATTGATGAAATGACATTGGAATTTAGTGATAGTGAACCAATAGTTTTGATTGGGGTTAATGGAGTAGGAAAGTCAAGTATCCTCGACTGTCTCTCAATTCTTCTCTCCTGGCTTACAACAAGAATTGAGTATGATCCAGACGGTAGAGGGTCATTCGCTAGGAAGCAAGATGGACATCTTGTTATTGCAAGACAGTCAGAGCTGGCCGAAGGCCACAACTTTGATGAGTTCGATGTAAAGAATGGAGAGAGGGTGAGCAGAGGTGAGGTTACACTCTCTTTTGGAATTCAAAAAGTTACTTGGGCACTTACTAAAACTCTTGTTGGACGTAGTACAGCAAATACACATGTTAGCCTTTCTGATTTAGACCGATTCACTGGTGAAAAACGTCGTCAGTGTGAAGAAGATCTAGAGGCTAGCGTACCTTTAGCTATCTACTACTCAGTTAACCGGGCAGTTCTAGAGGTTTCTCTTGAGGTGCTACAAACCAACTGGTTTGACCAAACCTCTGCATATGAAAATGCTCTTACAGGTGCACATTCTAGCTTTGGTAGTTTTTTTCAATGGTTCAGATTTATGGAGGATCTGGAAAATGAAACTCGGCGAGACGACGCGAATTATCAAAAAGATGAGTTAAAAGCAGTTAGACAAGCTATCTACTCGATACTCGGTGAGGGCTTCTCAGATCTTCGAATTCGTCGATCTCCTCTTCATATGACTGTGAAAAAGTATGGACAGGATTTGAGCATCAACCAGCTCTCTGATGGCGAAAAGTGTTTATTAGCGATGGTGGGGGATTTGGCGCGACGGTTAGCGATCGCTAATCCAGGTTTGGCAGATCCACTTCAAGGAGAAGGTGTTGTTTTAATAGACGAAATTGAGCTACACCTACATCCCGCTTGGCAACGCGAAGTGATTCCCGCTTTAACCCGAACATTTCCAAATTGCCAATTTATTGTGACCACGCATTCGCCGCAAGTTGTGAGTCAAGTTAAGCCTGAAGGGATTTACCTGCTCGAACGAACTCCTCAAGGTGTAATAGCTCGGCATCCTGAAAGCTCTTACGGAAGAGACAGCAATCGGATTCTGGAAGATGTGATGGGTGTTCCGGAGCGACCTCAAACCATTAAAGATAGTTTGCGCCGATTATTCCGGCTGATCGAAGAGGGCAACTTAGATAGCGCTCGACAATTGCAACACCAGCTTGAGCAGCAAATTGGTGACGATGAACCAGAATTTGCAAGAGCAGATGTTTTAATTCGCCGTAAAGAAATTCTTGGTCGATGA
- a CDS encoding retron system putative HNH endonuclease, translated as MKYIEKGEEPESFTAWKALENENWKPHWDDFRSPQKPKVHEALIRDQGYLCCYCGLRIDKNNSHIEHLKPRAHYPPLALDYSNLLASCPGEGDDQNRDQSQELRAQAEHCGPWKKDWYQPDLMVSPLMENCADYFVYTGFGEILPTDSPAMKTAASQTIKRLGLNNAKLEASRRSALQAILPVLEGLSTDEIQKLAQAYSQKDADGKYVRFCAAIISFLERYSTPEASA; from the coding sequence ATGAAGTATATCGAGAAAGGCGAGGAGCCAGAGAGCTTTACTGCCTGGAAAGCCCTTGAAAATGAAAACTGGAAACCTCATTGGGATGACTTTCGATCTCCTCAAAAGCCTAAAGTCCATGAGGCACTAATTCGAGACCAAGGCTATCTCTGCTGCTACTGCGGATTGCGGATTGATAAGAACAATAGCCATATTGAACATCTAAAACCTCGCGCACATTATCCACCATTGGCGCTGGACTATTCCAATCTTCTTGCTTCCTGCCCAGGAGAAGGCGATGACCAAAATCGAGACCAGTCTCAGGAACTGCGGGCACAGGCAGAACACTGTGGACCCTGGAAAAAAGATTGGTATCAGCCAGACTTGATGGTTTCACCGCTGATGGAAAACTGCGCTGATTATTTTGTCTACACAGGTTTTGGTGAAATTCTGCCAACTGATTCCCCTGCCATGAAGACTGCTGCTAGTCAGACAATTAAGCGACTGGGGTTGAATAACGCCAAACTTGAAGCATCCAGACGCAGCGCACTTCAGGCAATTTTGCCAGTTTTAGAGGGGCTGTCAACTGATGAGATCCAGAAGCTAGCACAAGCCTATAGCCAAAAAGATGCTGACGGAAAGTATGTGCGCTTCTGTGCCGCGATTATTTCTTTTTTAGAACGCTACTCCACTCCTGAAGCTTCTGCTTAG